Proteins from one Ketobacter alkanivorans genomic window:
- the sufD gene encoding Fe-S cluster assembly protein SufD: protein MITPLEFKQQAQTSLRQTESLEWLNLPAKAQATFADMDIPTRKTEAWKYTPLTALLNHDYLQQTASGNVDERAAKKRFGQLTDSSRLVFINGHFHQDLSSYSDLENQGIVTLFSNANDAQKELINRELGTAFEPQQHLFAAFNYGSIDEGVLLHAPKDFKVQQTVHVVYLSTTEPSDSLAQTRLLICAESGSSLELVEQFDSLGSSNVFHNHMTEISLHANARLTHLRLQVEDEQLSHINGTHIKLAAGSHYEQHAIAFGSQLKRNDINVNFNGSNAYCRLNGVFLSKHKQHIDNHLNLEHAVPHCNSDTVYKGFITDSSRAVFNGRIHIHKHAQKTEAHLNNKNLLLSKQAELDTKPELEIYADDVKCSHGASIGKLDNKSLFYFQSRGIDRATAEAMLCLGFVNEMVEQFPNEAVVDLARERLSEFFNDVDKLNHLWTLG, encoded by the coding sequence ATGATTACACCCCTAGAATTTAAACAACAGGCACAAACCAGTCTCCGGCAAACCGAATCGTTGGAGTGGCTGAACCTGCCTGCCAAAGCACAGGCCACCTTTGCGGACATGGATATCCCTACCCGCAAAACCGAAGCATGGAAATACACTCCGCTCACCGCGCTGCTGAACCACGACTATCTCCAGCAAACGGCAAGCGGTAATGTGGACGAGCGCGCCGCAAAAAAGCGCTTTGGCCAACTCACTGATTCCAGTCGCCTGGTGTTTATCAACGGCCACTTTCATCAGGATCTGTCCAGCTACAGCGATTTAGAGAACCAAGGCATCGTTACCCTGTTCAGCAACGCCAATGACGCCCAAAAGGAACTGATCAATCGCGAGCTGGGCACCGCCTTCGAGCCCCAGCAACATCTGTTTGCCGCGTTCAATTATGGCAGCATCGATGAAGGCGTACTGCTGCACGCCCCCAAAGATTTCAAAGTGCAACAGACTGTGCACGTGGTTTACTTGAGCACTACCGAGCCATCCGACAGCCTGGCTCAAACCCGGCTGTTGATCTGCGCAGAGAGCGGCTCCAGCCTGGAACTGGTAGAGCAGTTCGACAGCCTGGGCAGCAGCAATGTATTCCACAACCACATGACCGAAATCAGCCTGCACGCCAACGCCAGGCTCACGCACTTACGCCTGCAAGTGGAAGATGAACAGCTAAGCCACATCAACGGTACGCATATCAAGCTGGCGGCAGGCAGCCACTATGAGCAACACGCCATCGCGTTCGGCAGCCAATTGAAGCGTAACGACATCAACGTGAATTTTAACGGCAGCAATGCCTATTGCCGCCTGAACGGTGTATTCCTCAGCAAACACAAGCAACACATAGACAACCACCTGAACCTGGAGCATGCCGTTCCACACTGCAATAGCGATACGGTATACAAAGGCTTTATCACCGATAGCAGCCGGGCTGTTTTCAACGGCCGCATCCACATTCATAAGCATGCTCAAAAGACTGAAGCGCACCTCAACAACAAAAATCTGCTGCTATCCAAGCAGGCTGAACTGGATACCAAACCGGAACTGGAAATTTACGCTGACGACGTAAAATGCTCCCATGGTGCCAGCATCGGCAAACTGGACAACAAATCCCTATTCTACTTTCAGTCCAGAGGGATTGACCGCGCCACAGCAGAGGCCATGCTATGCCTGGGCTTTGTGAACGAGATGGTAGAACAGTTCCCCAACGAAGCAGTGGTTGATCTGGCACGGGAACGCCTGTCAGAGTTCTTCAACGACGTGGACAAACTCAACCACTTATGGACTCTGGGGTAA